Proteins encoded within one genomic window of Phototrophicus methaneseepsis:
- a CDS encoding tetratricopeptide repeat protein codes for MSDNFDALARKLITINFQPVGQPQSSAIFGSVAELDESALVQKTVYRIGMWPFLSDVDQQKAHAIWAIFGYLLDMWQDVTVYRLPLRLDDDKDLETYELTPTDSLFEIDDWQLDDLDENIALWGRVLAEGDQLRLTIYLENDLLDNDETEAFHFDALDWDGVVALLPTAAQKIADHIEAQVKNNSTPIFETQKTDISEIARPVFDWERKLFLHLWEWDWEDDEILADFQALTQAATQADNSVSLWATASAIARSFLPGFIVIGDLLVEEIPAILQEWNYDPVAAVVLADALWRAGYIREAAKLLENAADESPESIILGRKRALRASEVGDVMRGIQILQETLLQVKSGVDSDPYLYVDYGNLLQLALQTGMPVPRLINVDISEKDAVAREAIFAYEQGLIGIPSGLDVLYNLAMLLMYIDTDRFWEIFELLLQEDQERVHINDLLEAIEVDDVEPGIAIAEDALEQARTVDNQITLARLLILNEENANALSLLEDARAQAQELEVQTEIESLKLVCKNSEFEFMFGEAASIIDAGNVPSDSTLEFLEEVVEEAPLFINGYLVLARAYMAVDEDESAIEVLLDADKVIPGNPDVMELLAACLWETDAEDLAFNYLNKGLKENPAHVPLLLRAGRMLFDNEQYDDAKQFIARAEVISPRSSELAALRAYIAQKISEDEWGQ; via the coding sequence ATGAGCGATAATTTCGACGCATTAGCCAGAAAACTTATCACGATTAATTTTCAACCCGTTGGGCAACCGCAATCCTCAGCGATATTTGGTTCAGTAGCTGAGTTGGATGAATCTGCACTGGTGCAGAAAACAGTATATCGCATTGGTATGTGGCCTTTTTTAAGTGATGTAGACCAGCAAAAAGCACATGCTATCTGGGCGATATTCGGTTATTTGCTGGATATGTGGCAGGATGTCACTGTTTATCGGCTACCTCTCCGGCTTGATGATGACAAAGATCTAGAGACTTACGAGCTTACACCGACAGATAGCTTGTTCGAAATAGATGATTGGCAACTCGACGACCTGGATGAAAATATTGCTTTGTGGGGCAGGGTACTTGCGGAAGGCGATCAACTTCGCTTAACGATCTATTTAGAGAATGACCTGCTCGATAATGATGAAACAGAAGCGTTTCATTTTGATGCATTGGATTGGGATGGGGTAGTTGCTCTTCTGCCAACAGCTGCTCAAAAAATTGCGGATCATATAGAAGCTCAGGTTAAGAACAACAGCACGCCTATTTTTGAGACACAGAAAACAGATATCAGCGAAATCGCTCGTCCTGTGTTTGATTGGGAGCGTAAGCTGTTCTTGCATCTGTGGGAATGGGACTGGGAGGATGATGAAATCCTGGCTGATTTCCAGGCACTAACCCAAGCAGCGACACAAGCCGATAACTCCGTTAGCCTGTGGGCCACTGCTTCAGCTATTGCACGTAGTTTCCTGCCTGGATTTATCGTAATTGGTGATCTTCTTGTAGAAGAAATTCCGGCGATCCTGCAGGAATGGAATTATGATCCTGTGGCCGCCGTCGTGCTGGCAGATGCGCTTTGGCGTGCTGGCTATATCCGAGAAGCCGCGAAACTGCTGGAGAATGCGGCTGATGAATCGCCAGAGAGCATTATCCTTGGCCGCAAAAGGGCATTAAGGGCTTCAGAAGTTGGGGATGTTATGCGAGGCATCCAAATACTCCAAGAAACGCTCTTACAGGTAAAATCAGGTGTGGATAGCGATCCCTACCTATATGTTGATTACGGCAACTTGCTCCAACTTGCACTTCAAACAGGTATGCCTGTGCCCAGACTCATCAACGTGGACATATCAGAAAAAGATGCGGTCGCGCGTGAGGCGATATTTGCCTATGAACAAGGACTTATCGGAATACCTAGCGGGTTGGATGTTCTCTATAACTTAGCAATGCTGCTCATGTACATTGACACGGATCGTTTCTGGGAGATTTTCGAACTACTGCTGCAGGAAGATCAGGAACGGGTTCATATTAACGATCTTCTAGAAGCAATCGAAGTAGATGACGTTGAGCCAGGCATTGCGATAGCTGAGGATGCTCTTGAACAAGCTCGAACAGTCGATAATCAAATTACATTGGCTCGTTTGCTTATTTTAAATGAAGAGAATGCAAATGCATTGTCTCTGCTGGAGGATGCGCGCGCCCAAGCGCAAGAACTTGAGGTACAGACAGAGATTGAATCTCTGAAGCTTGTATGCAAAAACTCTGAATTTGAATTTATGTTTGGAGAAGCTGCATCTATCATTGATGCAGGTAATGTGCCTTCTGATTCGACGCTAGAATTCCTGGAAGAAGTGGTTGAAGAAGCGCCACTTTTTATCAATGGCTATCTCGTACTTGCTAGGGCATATATGGCTGTAGATGAGGATGAATCCGCAATTGAGGTGCTCCTTGACGCAGATAAAGTGATCCCTGGTAATCCAGATGTTATGGAATTGCTGGCAGCTTGCTTATGGGAAACAGATGCGGAAGATTTGGCCTTCAACTACTTGAATAAAGGCTTGAAAGAAAATCCGGCACATGTACCTTTGTTACTCAGGGCAGGGCGGATGCTATTCGATAATGAACAGTACGATGATGCAAAGCAGTTCATTGCCAGGGCAGAGGTAATCTCGCCAAGAAGCAGTGAGCTTGCAGCGTTACGAGCATATATTGCTCAAAAAATCAGTGAAGATGAGTGGGGTCAATAA
- a CDS encoding YigZ family protein: MPYKIPAARHRTELEIKRSVFITTADFSETPEAAREFIHTIRAEMPDANHHVYAYRAGYGSSITEGMSDAGEPSGTSAPPTLSVLRGSDIGDIVLVTTRYFGGTKLGTGGLVRAYTEAAQLCLETLPTELKIAKVELIITLHYRFYDALTRLLPSFDAETKDTDFSENVSVLISLPAIHQEALQASVVELTNGTAVIDSY; encoded by the coding sequence ATGCCCTACAAAATTCCGGCTGCGAGACATCGCACAGAGCTAGAAATTAAACGATCCGTTTTCATTACAACTGCTGATTTTTCGGAGACGCCAGAAGCTGCGCGGGAATTCATTCATACGATACGCGCGGAGATGCCAGATGCGAATCATCATGTTTATGCTTATCGCGCTGGCTATGGTAGTAGTATCACAGAAGGCATGAGCGATGCGGGAGAACCAAGTGGAACTTCAGCCCCCCCTACTCTAAGTGTGTTACGCGGATCCGACATTGGTGATATTGTCTTAGTTACAACGCGTTACTTCGGAGGCACGAAGTTAGGGACCGGCGGACTAGTCAGGGCTTATACAGAAGCTGCCCAATTATGCCTGGAGACATTGCCAACCGAACTTAAGATCGCCAAAGTTGAGCTAATTATTACTCTACACTATCGGTTTTATGACGCTTTAACGCGGTTGCTGCCTAGTTTCGATGCTGAAACCAAGGATACAGATTTTAGTGAAAATGTTAGTGTACTCATCAGCTTGCCTGCAATACATCAAGAAGCATTACAGGCAAGCGTGGTAGAACTAACAAACGGGACAGCAGTGATCGATAGTTATTGA
- a CDS encoding tetratricopeptide repeat protein, producing the protein MPSGSTTKLSFTPRAIKQTLNALIQPANLQNDLLYSKLVEQRIQHPYYEGFDLHEARVHALLSLTEEMILSVFNDIREGLYIGHDIPKTRDIALNQINQYAIHAAPVLLEWAFLYYRFVMSKLNISLDDFADAARIHRRTAQRYQADAIQALYLHFTDRELSVRRETQAARIIARLPDSTQLIDRVDILERARELFAKEGTAFVLLAGPSGIGKTAIACQIVRDVVKSRLFDLSLWLEAPSSHKEILQAFQNSIEPNELAHQSNLQLDFIQYSQRYNILLILDDAQFTNDEMAQITHLLAHCCVIMTSLVTYRAHAGVSVLRIGDLNSEYAHAYTHKLATNQGLSTAEANSVAQIVMAEVGGNPSAIQLALGAILGYEQSMPTPFSVLQRFTRENPQILVPLIFLASMGSEGIHRHEVDPIAGVDSSLISENALAFLRRRLFIEYNNQKQLFRMRGSITKQLLSTLQPEDITHRVGQITTFILQRLPILPESSQQKILAAYLSTKWQLYVDLHQLVEQHHMLARRANHTYVWFTNIKRYIDSVNEVSPSILATYAYCLRRLSRFEEAHNACEIAIESAGRDGDFLAMGWGLAELGAVFLSLGAYRKAQEALSRAHDIAMQYHADELYIYVSKFRTRLSLDTGNYAQAQEIIQTLPNHVDILMLQVEVNINMQDWNIATKTLGIIEEAIPNDSGIGHVRFAELNLLRGKLYYEQKLYLGAAEYFRTAASQFEEQSMFLQQGRCLTNAAAALLHTEYIDEAWLLLQQSHGIQLDLGDAVGLQATRTNITFAQQKIDTDSALTLDDDAFDQ; encoded by the coding sequence ATGCCATCTGGTAGTACAACAAAACTTTCCTTCACTCCCCGTGCTATCAAACAAACACTCAACGCGCTGATTCAGCCTGCAAATCTTCAAAACGACTTGTTGTATTCAAAGCTGGTTGAACAGCGCATACAACACCCATACTATGAAGGCTTTGACCTCCACGAGGCTCGTGTTCATGCCTTATTATCATTGACCGAAGAAATGATTCTCTCAGTATTTAACGATATTCGTGAGGGTCTATACATCGGCCATGACATTCCTAAGACACGAGATATTGCGTTAAATCAGATTAACCAATATGCAATCCACGCAGCGCCTGTACTGTTGGAGTGGGCTTTCTTATATTATCGCTTTGTGATGTCAAAGCTAAATATCTCTTTGGATGATTTTGCTGATGCGGCACGTATTCACAGACGAACAGCTCAGCGTTATCAAGCAGATGCTATCCAGGCGCTTTATTTGCATTTTACAGATAGGGAGCTCTCTGTCCGTAGAGAAACTCAGGCCGCAAGGATAATCGCACGTCTACCAGACTCTACGCAACTAATAGACCGCGTAGATATTCTTGAGCGAGCAAGAGAGCTTTTTGCAAAAGAGGGAACTGCCTTTGTACTACTTGCCGGACCTTCCGGCATCGGCAAAACAGCTATTGCGTGTCAAATTGTACGAGACGTTGTAAAGAGCCGGTTGTTTGACCTCAGTTTATGGCTTGAGGCTCCATCAAGCCATAAAGAGATACTGCAAGCTTTTCAAAACAGTATTGAGCCTAACGAATTAGCGCATCAATCAAATTTACAGCTCGATTTTATTCAGTACAGCCAGCGATACAATATCTTGCTCATCCTGGATGATGCTCAATTTACTAATGACGAAATGGCACAAATCACTCATTTACTTGCTCATTGCTGCGTCATTATGACGAGCCTGGTAACATACCGAGCCCACGCTGGCGTTTCAGTACTGCGCATAGGTGATTTAAATAGCGAGTATGCACACGCTTATACGCATAAGCTTGCAACCAACCAAGGGCTAAGTACAGCAGAAGCAAACAGCGTTGCGCAAATTGTGATGGCAGAGGTTGGGGGAAATCCCTCTGCAATACAACTCGCGCTAGGCGCAATTTTGGGCTATGAACAGAGTATGCCAACACCTTTTTCTGTGCTACAACGCTTTACACGGGAAAACCCTCAGATACTTGTTCCTTTGATATTTCTGGCATCTATGGGTTCAGAAGGCATTCATCGTCACGAGGTGGATCCTATAGCTGGAGTAGATTCGAGCTTAATTTCCGAAAATGCGCTGGCATTTTTGCGTCGCCGCCTCTTCATTGAATACAACAATCAAAAGCAGTTGTTCCGGATGCGTGGGAGCATAACCAAGCAGTTGTTAAGCACATTACAACCCGAAGATATCACACATAGGGTAGGGCAGATTACCACGTTTATTTTGCAACGCCTGCCTATTCTGCCAGAATCCAGCCAGCAAAAGATACTTGCAGCTTATCTAAGCACAAAATGGCAACTTTATGTAGATCTTCACCAGTTGGTTGAGCAGCATCACATGCTTGCACGCAGGGCTAACCATACATATGTCTGGTTCACTAATATCAAGCGTTATATTGACTCTGTAAATGAAGTTTCTCCTTCTATTCTAGCCACATACGCATATTGTCTTCGTAGATTGTCGCGCTTTGAGGAAGCTCATAATGCATGTGAAATCGCTATTGAGAGCGCTGGGCGCGATGGCGATTTCCTGGCTATGGGGTGGGGGTTAGCAGAATTAGGGGCTGTGTTTCTAAGTCTAGGTGCGTATAGAAAAGCTCAGGAGGCTCTTTCGCGTGCTCATGATATCGCTATGCAATATCATGCTGACGAACTTTACATCTATGTAAGCAAATTCCGTACTCGGTTAAGCTTGGATACAGGGAATTATGCTCAGGCGCAAGAAATCATACAGACTCTACCAAACCATGTTGATATCCTCATGTTACAAGTAGAAGTGAATATCAACATGCAGGATTGGAACATTGCGACGAAAACACTAGGCATTATTGAGGAAGCAATTCCTAATGATAGTGGAATAGGGCATGTAAGATTCGCAGAGCTCAATCTGCTGCGAGGCAAGTTGTATTATGAGCAGAAGCTATACCTAGGTGCAGCCGAGTACTTCCGTACAGCAGCGAGCCAATTTGAGGAACAGTCGATGTTCTTACAGCAGGGCCGGTGTTTGACAAATGCAGCAGCAGCATTGCTGCATACAGAATATATTGATGAGGCGTGGTTGCTTCTGCAACAAAGCCACGGAATCCAGCTTGATTTAGGTGATGCCGTCGGTCTGCAAGCAACTCGGACAAATATCACATTTGCACAGCAAAAAATCGATACAGATAGCGCTCTCACGCTTGACGACGATGCGTTTGATCAGTAG
- a CDS encoding response regulator, which translates to MTEQAKEVLVLVIDDQKTAADLMTRMLASYGYKAVCAYNGPDGIEQAKRLAPDLILLDVMMPVMDGFEVLQILRQNETTSNIPTIMVTAKDQPTDVAQGLQLGADDYIPKPIEPRELIARAKSKIESHQLRRDLQSRTTDLEALLRVSEELNNNLQIEDLVSLLLYLVIDLMPCEFAAIYRTDERGEVTNYRASYDNGELVDQYVPAPQELIRFFLENNEAFVWNNDEHILIDADYRFGTAVPLKIAGELYGFIMLLGNAQLEVTRLRLFEGIGRQATLSLRNAELYELKANLAEDLEIKVQQRTKELEDAQQLLIRSEKLASIGRLAAGIAHEINNPLTPILLIMEDMLEDVNSGIAVSPTDIEETLKSAKRISRIVERLLQFTRQSGSEKPSMEVVNIYDALQNVLTLSRKYLEHENINVQVDVDASIYVHGNRDQLEQVFLNLILNAKAAMPGGGRLSVLSKVNNQNIAIIFEDTGSGIPENLIDNIFEPFVTTKEDGTGLGLFISYGVIENHNGQIDVKSKLGKGTTMTVRLPRIEEQLEESGLEEEEL; encoded by the coding sequence ATGACAGAACAAGCCAAAGAAGTTTTGGTATTGGTTATCGATGATCAGAAAACGGCTGCAGACCTCATGACACGCATGTTAGCCTCTTATGGGTATAAAGCAGTATGTGCCTATAATGGCCCAGACGGCATCGAGCAAGCAAAGCGGTTAGCGCCCGATCTCATTCTGTTGGATGTGATGATGCCCGTTATGGATGGTTTTGAAGTGTTGCAAATTCTTCGTCAAAATGAAACAACATCTAATATCCCGACTATCATGGTGACAGCTAAAGACCAGCCTACAGATGTTGCTCAAGGCTTGCAATTGGGCGCTGATGATTATATTCCGAAGCCTATTGAGCCGCGTGAGCTCATTGCCCGTGCGAAGAGTAAAATTGAATCTCACCAATTACGCCGTGATTTACAATCACGCACAACAGATCTAGAAGCTCTACTTCGGGTGAGTGAAGAGCTCAATAACAATCTCCAGATAGAAGACCTCGTGAGCTTGCTCCTTTATCTTGTCATTGACCTTATGCCTTGCGAGTTTGCTGCAATTTATCGCACCGATGAGCGTGGCGAGGTAACAAATTATCGTGCCAGCTATGATAATGGCGAATTGGTTGATCAATATGTGCCCGCCCCACAGGAGCTTATTAGATTTTTTCTGGAAAACAATGAAGCTTTTGTGTGGAACAATGATGAGCACATCCTCATTGACGCAGATTATCGGTTTGGCACTGCGGTACCGCTGAAAATAGCTGGCGAGTTATATGGATTTATCATGCTGCTCGGCAATGCTCAATTAGAGGTTACACGCTTGCGACTCTTCGAGGGAATTGGTCGTCAGGCAACCCTATCATTACGTAATGCTGAGCTATACGAACTGAAAGCAAACCTTGCTGAAGACCTGGAAATTAAGGTTCAACAGCGCACAAAAGAACTCGAAGATGCACAGCAGCTGCTGATACGTTCTGAGAAGCTCGCTTCTATTGGTCGATTAGCTGCTGGCATTGCACATGAAATCAACAACCCGCTGACCCCCATCCTCTTGATTATGGAAGACATGCTAGAGGACGTAAACAGTGGTATTGCTGTATCACCTACAGATATTGAGGAAACGCTGAAGAGCGCCAAGCGCATTAGTCGCATTGTAGAGCGTTTGCTCCAATTTACACGCCAAAGTGGCAGCGAAAAGCCCAGCATGGAAGTTGTTAATATTTACGATGCGCTCCAAAATGTGCTGACACTCAGCCGGAAATACCTGGAGCATGAGAATATTAATGTACAGGTCGATGTTGATGCCTCAATTTACGTGCATGGTAACCGTGATCAACTCGAACAGGTTTTCCTTAATTTGATTTTGAACGCTAAGGCAGCTATGCCAGGTGGTGGTCGGCTCTCTGTGCTGTCTAAGGTCAATAATCAGAATATCGCCATCATCTTTGAAGATACTGGGAGCGGCATCCCTGAAAATCTCATCGATAATATCTTCGAGCCATTTGTGACAACAAAGGAAGATGGTACAGGACTGGGGCTCTTTATCAGCTATGGCGTGATTGAAAATCATAATGGGCAAATTGACGTAAAGAGCAAACTGGGCAAAGGGACGACTATGACTGTCCGTTTGCCCAGGATTGAAGAACAACTTGAGGAATCTGGCTTGGAGGAAGAGGAACTATAA
- the smpB gene encoding SsrA-binding protein SmpB, giving the protein MAKKSQTDGRKVVSRNRRARHDYDLEATYDAGLVLMGSEIKSIRDNKVNLTDGFIQERDGELWLMNAHIAPYDKAPIYGHTDPRRPRKLLLHRKEISQIMTRIRERSYTAVPLTLYLERGLAKVEIAIARGKKQYDKRAAIAERDANRAIQRALKER; this is encoded by the coding sequence ATGGCAAAGAAATCCCAAACAGATGGGCGTAAAGTCGTCAGCCGGAACCGACGTGCTCGTCATGATTATGACCTGGAAGCTACCTATGATGCCGGATTGGTCCTGATGGGATCCGAGATTAAATCAATCCGCGATAATAAGGTGAACCTCACAGATGGCTTTATCCAGGAGCGCGATGGCGAACTCTGGCTTATGAATGCACACATCGCCCCTTATGATAAAGCGCCTATCTATGGCCACACGGATCCTCGGCGCCCCAGAAAGCTATTGTTGCATCGCAAAGAGATTAGCCAGATTATGACGCGAATTCGTGAGCGGAGTTATACAGCTGTTCCCTTAACTTTGTATCTGGAACGCGGTTTGGCTAAAGTAGAAATCGCAATTGCACGTGGCAAGAAACAGTACGATAAACGAGCAGCCATTGCAGAGCGTGATGCAAATCGTGCTATCCAGCGAGCGCTGAAGGAGCGTTGA
- a CDS encoding tetratricopeptide repeat protein translates to MPDSGETLYEAYQLVEKGDLAQARALIEPLLDSDPTNEDALWIYAHAAEDKEAGQNALRRLSRLNPDYPGLQTLLADTGVVTTQARTSTPVVDEPILEPDLSESVSPNYAYDIDSDLDDIDAELAEDESGRSGRSFLYLILAGLVVVVIVLLLLNAAASSNTPSQVADNATQTSEPITSEPTSEEMVPIQPESTVANMTTEEPTPTMESMSVDVTDVEATDEAIEPTTAAQNVDESMSGEFASIEALLADQALAEDGIVMSQTALGDTLMINICSLPGPDATPHIREVFETLGQEPEETLAGAAAIGVGLTDCATNTLFRTVGVSTSDARDFANGTLDSREFEALWRPF, encoded by the coding sequence ATGCCCGACTCTGGCGAGACACTGTATGAGGCGTACCAATTAGTCGAAAAAGGAGATCTGGCCCAAGCCAGGGCTTTAATCGAACCTCTCTTAGACAGTGACCCCACAAACGAAGATGCACTCTGGATATATGCGCATGCTGCTGAGGATAAAGAAGCAGGACAAAATGCTTTAAGGCGGTTGAGTCGCTTAAATCCTGATTATCCTGGTCTACAAACACTCCTTGCAGACACAGGTGTCGTCACAACACAAGCTAGGACCTCAACACCTGTTGTTGATGAGCCCATCCTGGAACCTGATCTAAGTGAATCCGTCAGTCCCAATTATGCGTATGACATAGACAGTGATTTGGATGATATAGATGCGGAATTGGCAGAAGATGAATCGGGCCGGAGTGGACGTTCATTCTTGTATCTGATCCTGGCCGGACTCGTTGTTGTTGTCATCGTTCTGCTGCTACTCAACGCTGCGGCAAGTAGTAATACGCCTTCGCAAGTTGCTGATAATGCTACACAGACTTCAGAACCTATCACCAGCGAACCCACATCGGAGGAGATGGTGCCGATTCAGCCGGAGTCGACGGTAGCTAATATGACGACTGAAGAACCAACACCCACTATGGAAAGTATGTCTGTCGATGTGACAGATGTCGAAGCTACAGACGAAGCTATCGAGCCAACAACTGCCGCCCAGAATGTAGATGAGTCTATGAGTGGTGAGTTTGCTTCTATTGAGGCATTGCTTGCAGATCAAGCTCTTGCTGAAGATGGTATTGTGATGTCTCAAACAGCTTTGGGCGACACATTAATGATCAATATCTGCTCGCTGCCGGGGCCTGATGCAACACCACACATTCGAGAAGTATTTGAGACTCTAGGCCAAGAACCTGAAGAAACTTTAGCTGGTGCTGCGGCTATTGGTGTAGGGTTAACCGACTGTGCAACAAACACCTTGTTCCGCACAGTCGGCGTAAGTACGAGTGATGCTAGAGATTTTGCGAACGGCACCTTGGACAGCCGTGAGTTCGAGGCGCTCTGGCGACCATTCTAA
- a CDS encoding S41 family peptidase, translated as MNAKQSILLGVIVGLFLALAFAFGFISNDLLETASASANEPAAVTNYGLLAETQNLIDQVYLREQPSPDVREYAAIRGILSTLEDPNTYFIEPPVAQSEADVLAGTYGGIGVQVQLSEDGRLLLFPFADSPAITAGIEDGDELIAINGADITFSLGPDAIDQMLRGEVKKGSGVEITVQHANSDMPETFFIEFAVINVPSVTWRVLTENEEIGYVQILRFTNRTPDELEDALTGLLDSDISALILDLRNNTGGLLPESVAVANQFIDGGTITYEMRKNSERALDAEPGGLATDIPLVILVNHSTASAAELVAGALLDYERGILIGQKTYGKGTVQQIFLLSDGSSVHITAAEWLTPNKNRIDGVGITPTIEMIPDENGRDVELGEGIRYLSEDLAESVN; from the coding sequence ATGAACGCGAAGCAATCTATCTTATTAGGTGTCATCGTTGGTCTGTTCCTTGCACTAGCGTTCGCCTTTGGTTTCATCAGTAATGATTTATTGGAAACAGCCAGCGCCTCGGCGAATGAGCCAGCCGCCGTCACAAATTACGGGCTGCTAGCAGAAACACAGAATCTCATTGATCAAGTATATTTAAGAGAACAGCCGTCTCCTGATGTACGAGAATATGCTGCTATTAGAGGCATACTCTCTACACTAGAGGATCCCAATACCTATTTTATTGAACCCCCAGTCGCCCAAAGTGAAGCCGATGTGCTGGCTGGCACGTATGGTGGCATCGGTGTACAGGTTCAGCTCAGTGAGGATGGTAGGCTATTGTTGTTCCCATTCGCAGATAGTCCTGCGATTACAGCCGGTATTGAAGACGGCGATGAACTTATCGCGATAAATGGCGCGGATATTACTTTTAGCCTGGGGCCAGATGCTATAGATCAGATGCTCAGAGGGGAAGTCAAAAAGGGTAGTGGGGTTGAAATCACAGTTCAACATGCAAATAGCGACATGCCAGAGACGTTCTTCATTGAATTTGCTGTTATTAATGTGCCGTCAGTCACATGGCGCGTATTGACAGAAAACGAAGAAATTGGTTATGTTCAAATCCTACGGTTCACAAACAGAACACCTGATGAGCTCGAAGATGCGCTAACTGGACTGCTAGATAGTGACATCTCAGCACTCATATTGGATTTGCGCAATAATACAGGTGGCTTACTTCCAGAATCTGTTGCTGTTGCGAATCAGTTCATTGATGGCGGTACAATCACTTATGAAATGCGCAAGAATAGTGAGCGAGCACTGGATGCAGAGCCAGGAGGCTTGGCAACAGATATTCCGCTAGTGATCCTCGTGAATCATAGTACTGCAAGTGCAGCGGAACTCGTCGCTGGCGCGTTACTTGACTATGAACGCGGTATCCTCATTGGCCAGAAAACTTATGGCAAGGGAACCGTGCAGCAGATATTTTTGTTATCTGATGGCTCATCCGTACATATAACGGCGGCAGAGTGGCTTACGCCTAATAAGAATCGCATCGATGGGGTAGGGATAACTCCGACTATTGAAATGATTCCCGATGAAAATGGTCGCGATGTTGAGTTAGGTGAAGGTATTCGTTACTTATCTGAAGACCTTGCTGAATCAGTTAATTAA